In Symbiobacterium terraclitae, the following are encoded in one genomic region:
- a CDS encoding nucleoside recognition domain-containing protein, translated as MDLAASVKRGTGAGLRVLWELGKVIVPAMVAINVLEQSGWLTRLSDWLGPLMGIFGLPGEAALALVSANVASIYAGLGVVVALGLSAKETTIVAAMMMINHAAISETALVAKAGARAGWVLAARTAAMVVVALLLNWLLP; from the coding sequence GTGGATCTGGCGGCGTCGGTGAAGCGCGGTACGGGCGCCGGCCTCCGCGTTCTGTGGGAGCTCGGTAAGGTGATCGTGCCGGCCATGGTCGCCATCAACGTGCTGGAGCAGAGCGGCTGGCTCACCCGCCTGTCGGACTGGCTGGGACCCTTGATGGGGATCTTCGGCCTGCCCGGCGAGGCGGCGCTGGCGCTGGTCTCGGCCAACGTGGCCTCGATCTACGCCGGGCTGGGCGTCGTGGTGGCCCTGGGCCTCTCCGCCAAGGAGACGACGATCGTGGCCGCCATGATGATGATCAACCACGCCGCCATCTCGGAGACGGCGCTGGTGGCCAAGGCGGGGGCGCGCGCCGGCTGGGTGCTGGCGGCCCGGACCGCGGCCATGGTGGTCGTCGCGCTCCTAC
- the pth gene encoding aminoacyl-tRNA hydrolase, giving the protein MPKLIAGLGNPGARYAATRHNVGWMLLDAFARKHGVSIDRSGFQGIYGEMRWGPDAEKVLLLKPLTYMNLSGRSVAEAARFFRIAPADILVLYDDLDLEVGRLRLRTKGSAGGHNGVKSIIAELGTAEFPRLRIGIGRPAPGWQVVDWVLAPFGPEDAAAVAGVLPRAVEAVECFLTDGILMAMNRYNA; this is encoded by the coding sequence ATGCCCAAACTGATCGCCGGCCTCGGCAACCCGGGTGCCCGCTATGCTGCCACCCGGCATAATGTGGGCTGGATGCTGCTCGACGCCTTTGCCCGCAAGCACGGTGTGAGCATCGACCGCAGCGGGTTTCAGGGCATCTACGGCGAGATGCGCTGGGGCCCCGACGCGGAGAAGGTGCTGCTGCTCAAACCCCTGACCTACATGAACCTGAGCGGACGGTCGGTGGCCGAAGCCGCCCGGTTCTTCCGCATCGCGCCTGCCGATATCCTGGTGCTCTACGACGACCTGGACCTGGAGGTGGGCCGCCTGCGGCTGCGCACCAAGGGGAGCGCCGGTGGGCACAACGGCGTTAAGTCGATCATCGCCGAGTTGGGCACCGCCGAGTTTCCGCGGCTCCGGATCGGCATCGGCCGTCCGGCGCCGGGCTGGCAGGTGGTCGACTGGGTGCTTGCGCCCTTCGGGCCGGAGGACGCGGCTGCGGTCGCAGGGGTCCTGCCTCGGGCGGTAGAGGCGGTGGAGTGCTTCCTGACCGATGGCATCCTCATGGCGATGAACCGCTACAATGCGTAG